One Onychostoma macrolepis isolate SWU-2019 chromosome 15, ASM1243209v1, whole genome shotgun sequence DNA segment encodes these proteins:
- the LOC131520814 gene encoding uncharacterized protein LOC131520814: MDEEPTTSTELEPVPCSSDSERHPWPYLSKLFEFKGSKNDSWRFQCVKCLPQRKELLAFKNSPSNLKKHIERKHRPLLKEYLAATSSKKKGTLFADGGSSIKQRKLEDIKASQKTIDLAVVNFIVQGLHPFGVVEQTGFVDLIHCTQPDYTVMSRTTLRERIDKCTKQMKEKLKNAVQTVKYIATTTDCWTAHRQSFIGATAHWIEPDTLERKSVALACKRLKGTHSYDVLASALNDIHSEYNIREKIVRTTTDNASNFIKAFRVYACEDEGSSTKDESKGVNDSEEEDAEEETEGVEVEALMEEEDECSEYQLPKHHRCACHILNLISTVDARKAESNAMYKKISRAAFAKCSALWNKSSRSSTAAEVIERECKLQLIRPVETRWNSLFLAVERILRIIRESGEGAVRAVTIALNVPMFSPAELAFLSDYASTMSPVSKALNILQGEVDVHMGWLVPTITLLTVKLDRLQTSSKFCQPLISALQEGIQQRFGKMMNDPELISAAILLPKFHIMDKQ; the protein is encoded by the exons ATGGACGAAGAGCCAACAACGTCGACGGAGCTTGAGCCTGTGCCCTGCAGCTCTGATTCTGAGAGACATCCCTGGCCTTATTTAAGCAAGTTATTTGAATTTAAAGGTTCAAAGAATGACTCCTGGCGTTTTCAATGTGTCAAGTGCCTACCTCAACGCAAAGAACTGTTGGCGTTTAAAAACTCCCCTTCAAATTTGAAGAAACATATAGAG AGAAAgcacagaccacttctgaaggAGTACTTGGCAGCAACTTCTTCTAAAAAGAAGGGGACATTGTTTGCTGATGGAGGTTCTTCAATAAAGCAGCGAAAACTTGAGGACATCAAAGCATCTCAGAAGACCATAGACCTTGCCGTGGTTAACTTTATTGTCCAGGGTTTGCACCCTTTTGGAGTAGTAGAACAGACTGGGTTTGTTGATTTAATACATTGTACTCAACCTGATTACACAGTCATGTCACGTACAACATTGAGAGAGAGAATTGATAAGTGCACAAagcaaatgaaagaaaaattgAAGAATGCAGTGCAGACTGTTAAGTATATCGCCACGACTACAGACTGTTGGACCGCTCATAGGCAAAGTTTTATTGGGGCTACTGCCCACTGGATAGAGCCAGATACCCTAGAAAGAAAGTCTGTGGCTCTGGCTTGTAAAAGGCTGAAAGGGACACATTCTTATGATGTGTTAGCCAGTGCGCTTAATGATATTCATAGTGAGTATAACATCCGTGAAAAAATTGTTAGGACCACAACAGATAATGCCTCAAACTTTATTAAGGCCTTCCGAGTTTATGCATGTGAAGATGAAGGAAGTTCAACTAAAGATGAGAGTAAAGGTGTGAATGACAGTGAAGAGGAGGATGCAGAAGAGGAGACAGAGGGTGTTGAAGTGGAAGCTTTGATGGAGGAAGAAGATGAGTGTTCTGAATATCAGCTTCCAAAGCATCACCGTTGTGCCTGTCATATTCTGAATTTGATCTCAACCGTAGATGCTAGAAAAGCTGAATCAAATGCTATGTACAAGAAGATATCTCGTGCAGCATTTGCCAAGTGCTCAGCTCTTTGGAATAAGAGTTCCCGGTCATCTACAGCTGCAGAGGTTATTGAGAGGGAGTGCAAGCTGCAATTGATCCGTCCAGTTGAGACCAGGTGGAACTCTCTCTTCCTTGCAGTTGAGCGAATACTGAGGATAATTAGGGAAAGTGGAGAAGGAGCAGTCAGAGCAGTGACCATTGCACTTAACGTCCCAAT GTTCAGCCCTGCAGAACTTGCTTTCTTGTCTGACTATGCATCAACCATGAGCCCAGTCTCTAAGGCACTCAACATATTGCAGGGAGAGGTGGATGTCCACATGGGATGGCTGGTACCCACTATAACGCTCCTAACTGTGAAGCTGGACCGCCTCCAAACTTCATCCAAGTTCTGCCAGCCACTGATCTCTGCTCTTCAGGAAGGAATACAGCAGCGGTTTGGAAAAATGATGAATGACCCAGAACTCATATCTGCTGCAATTTTACTTCCTAAGTTCCACATCATGGACAAGCAATAA